One stretch of Streptomyces peucetius DNA includes these proteins:
- a CDS encoding SLATT domain-containing protein — MSQPEMQPGGPAHGEGGEAPPSDLTGRTFPLGDWGEPAARLDELYRWVESDALRTADWYLADRVLKRRAARTLRLGTALGTLAGASLPLLDLTQAVSGAAPWGYLSLLLAAACLACDRYFGLTSGWMRDVATAQAVQRRLQELQYDWASESVREILGPAEGTASEAAERCLGVLRRFSEDIADLVRSETSDWMTDFRPGPAPLRLPSSPPRRPPDPHPAPGVIQGRFPLPPTTRPNMPRQRPPESPR; from the coding sequence GTGAGCCAGCCGGAGATGCAGCCCGGGGGGCCGGCCCACGGGGAGGGTGGCGAGGCGCCGCCGAGTGACCTGACGGGACGGACGTTCCCTCTCGGGGACTGGGGCGAGCCCGCGGCCCGACTGGACGAGCTCTACCGCTGGGTCGAGTCCGACGCGCTGCGGACGGCGGACTGGTATCTGGCGGACCGGGTCCTCAAACGCCGGGCCGCGCGCACACTGCGCCTGGGCACGGCCCTCGGCACGCTGGCCGGCGCGTCCCTCCCCCTCCTGGACCTGACGCAGGCGGTCTCCGGGGCCGCCCCCTGGGGCTACCTCTCCCTGCTCCTGGCCGCCGCCTGCCTCGCCTGCGACCGGTACTTCGGCCTGACGTCCGGCTGGATGCGGGACGTGGCCACCGCGCAGGCGGTACAGCGCCGCCTTCAGGAACTCCAGTACGACTGGGCCTCGGAGAGCGTCCGCGAGATCCTCGGCCCGGCGGAAGGCACGGCGAGCGAGGCGGCCGAGCGCTGCCTGGGCGTGCTGCGCCGCTTCTCCGAGGACATCGCCGACCTGGTCCGCTCCGAGACCTCCGACTGGATGACCGACTTCCGCCCCGGCCCGGCCCCGCTGCGCCTGCCCTCCTCACCCCCGCGCCGGCCCCCGGACCCCCACCCCGCCCCGGGCGTCATCCAGGGCCGCTTCCCCCTCCCCCCGACCACCCGCCCCAACATGCCGCGCCAACGGCCCCCGGAGTCGCCGCGCTGA
- a CDS encoding dolichyl-phosphate beta-glucosyltransferase: MGPAGAARAVSVDLSVVVPAYNEEARLRPTLDAICAYLRAEPDRWGEWELIVVDDGSTDATAKIAQEAASEEPRIQLVSSGTNRGKGSALRLGVLASYGRRVLITDADLATPVEELDRLEAELESGGAAAIGSRAHPDAQIGVHQRRVREWLGRMGNRLIRAVAVPGIRDTQCGFKLFDGDKARAAFADSRLDGWAIDVEVLRFFRCQRWSVTEVPVRWSHVAGSKVKPADYVLVLLELLRLRARAVRRVDLAVTGLFLVASVLLYKGLWTDLDRAYIRDAGQDQNQWEWFFAVTADNVVHLRNPLFTTLQNNPEGVNLMANTVMLGLSVPFTPVTLAFGPTVTWALVLTLGLAATATAWYLLIARWLVTNRWAAALGGAFAAFAPPMMSHGNAHPNFLVLFMIPVIVDRVLRLCEGTAVRRDGILLGLFATYQIFLGEEALLLAAMGMVLFALSYALADRDAARAAWRPLLRGTGIALLVCLPLVAFPLGWQFFGPQSYKSVLHGDNAGNSPLAFLQFSGRALMGSDAGADPLAMNRTEQNAFFGWPLIALAFAIVIRLWRLPLVKALTFTAVAAAFLSLGPKFRIPYTDIVLTGPWRALAHQPLFESVIESRVAMICAPVLGMLLALTAQRLAAWRPLLRGLGFAALAAALVPVLPTPYPVRERPEIPGFIAQGTYKKYLAEGESLVTVPLPNPGSAEALHWQSATGLGFRVAGGYFNGPWGPDRIGIYGATPRHTSNLLGEVRNSGQVPVIGPNWQAQARHDLEAWHAGVVVLAPQYNEGPLYETVEKLLGRPGERVAGVWVWDVGAE, from the coding sequence ATGGGACCGGCGGGGGCGGCAAGAGCGGTGAGCGTGGACCTGAGCGTCGTCGTCCCGGCGTACAACGAAGAGGCGCGGCTGCGGCCGACACTGGACGCCATCTGCGCGTATCTGCGCGCGGAACCGGACCGCTGGGGCGAGTGGGAGCTGATCGTCGTCGACGACGGGTCGACCGACGCCACCGCGAAGATCGCGCAGGAGGCCGCGTCGGAGGAGCCGCGGATCCAGCTCGTGTCGAGCGGGACGAACCGCGGCAAGGGCAGCGCCCTGCGCCTCGGCGTCCTCGCCTCCTACGGCCGGCGGGTACTGATCACGGACGCCGACCTGGCAACTCCCGTCGAGGAGTTGGACCGGCTGGAGGCGGAGCTGGAGAGCGGCGGCGCCGCCGCGATCGGCTCGCGCGCCCACCCCGACGCGCAGATCGGGGTGCACCAGCGACGCGTGCGGGAGTGGCTCGGCCGGATGGGCAACCGCCTGATACGAGCGGTCGCCGTCCCGGGCATCCGGGACACGCAGTGCGGTTTCAAACTCTTCGACGGTGACAAGGCGCGAGCCGCCTTCGCCGATTCCCGGCTGGACGGCTGGGCCATCGACGTCGAGGTGCTTCGGTTCTTCCGGTGCCAACGCTGGTCCGTGACCGAGGTCCCGGTCCGCTGGTCGCACGTCGCCGGCTCCAAGGTCAAACCCGCCGACTACGTCTTGGTGCTGCTGGAGCTGCTGCGGCTGCGGGCCCGCGCCGTGCGCCGAGTGGACCTGGCCGTCACCGGGCTGTTCCTCGTCGCGTCCGTACTGCTCTACAAGGGGCTGTGGACGGACCTGGACCGCGCGTACATCCGGGACGCCGGCCAGGACCAGAACCAGTGGGAGTGGTTCTTCGCCGTCACCGCCGACAACGTCGTCCATCTGCGCAATCCGCTCTTCACGACCCTCCAGAACAACCCCGAGGGCGTGAACCTGATGGCGAACACGGTGATGCTCGGCCTGTCCGTGCCCTTCACCCCCGTCACGCTCGCCTTCGGCCCGACCGTCACCTGGGCGCTCGTCCTCACCCTGGGGCTCGCCGCGACCGCGACCGCCTGGTACCTGCTGATCGCCCGGTGGCTGGTGACGAACCGGTGGGCGGCGGCGCTCGGCGGGGCCTTCGCCGCGTTCGCGCCCCCGATGATGTCGCACGGCAACGCGCACCCGAACTTCCTCGTCCTGTTCATGATTCCGGTGATCGTCGACCGGGTGCTGCGGCTGTGCGAGGGGACCGCCGTCCGGCGGGACGGGATACTGCTGGGCCTGTTCGCCACGTACCAGATCTTCCTCGGCGAGGAGGCGCTGCTGCTCGCCGCGATGGGCATGGTGCTCTTCGCCCTCTCGTACGCGCTCGCCGACCGTGACGCGGCCAGGGCCGCGTGGCGGCCGCTGCTGCGCGGCACGGGCATCGCGCTGCTGGTGTGTCTGCCGCTGGTGGCGTTCCCGCTGGGCTGGCAGTTCTTCGGGCCGCAGAGCTACAAGAGCGTGCTGCACGGCGACAACGCCGGCAACAGCCCGCTGGCCTTCCTGCAGTTCTCCGGCCGGGCGCTGATGGGCTCCGACGCCGGCGCCGACCCCCTGGCGATGAACCGCACCGAGCAGAACGCCTTCTTCGGCTGGCCGCTGATCGCGCTGGCCTTCGCGATCGTGATCCGCCTGTGGCGGCTGCCGCTGGTCAAGGCGCTCACCTTCACGGCGGTCGCCGCGGCGTTCCTCTCCCTCGGGCCGAAGTTCCGCATCCCGTACACGGACATCGTGCTGACCGGCCCGTGGCGGGCGCTGGCGCACCAGCCGTTGTTCGAGTCGGTCATCGAGTCGAGGGTCGCGATGATCTGCGCGCCCGTCCTCGGGATGCTGCTGGCGCTGACGGCTCAGCGGCTCGCCGCCTGGCGGCCGCTGCTGCGCGGGCTGGGCTTCGCCGCGCTGGCGGCGGCCCTGGTTCCGGTGCTGCCGACGCCGTACCCGGTGCGCGAGCGGCCCGAGATACCCGGCTTCATCGCCCAGGGCACGTACAAGAAGTACCTCGCGGAGGGCGAGTCCCTGGTCACCGTGCCGCTGCCGAACCCGGGCAGCGCGGAGGCCCTGCACTGGCAGTCGGCGACGGGACTCGGTTTCCGGGTGGCGGGCGGCTACTTCAACGGTCCGTGGGGCCCGGACCGCATCGGCATCTACGGCGCGACCCCGCGCCACACCTCCAACCTGCTGGGCGAAGTCCGCAACTCCGGCCAGGTCCCGGTCATCGGACCCAACTGGCAGGCCCAGGCGCGCCACGACCTCGAGGCGTGGCACGCGGGCGTGGTGGTGCTGGCGCCGCAGTACAACGAGGGGCCGCTGTACGAGACGGTGGAGAAACTCCTGGGCCGGCCGGGGGAGAGGGTGGCCGGGGTGTGGGTATGGGACGTGGGAGCGGAGTGA
- a CDS encoding YbaB/EbfC family nucleoid-associated protein, with translation MIPGGGQPNMQQLLQQAQKMQQDLAQAQEELAQTEVEGQAGGGLVKATVTGSGELRNLVIDPKAVDPEDTETLADLVVAAVQAANENAQQLQQDKLGPLAQGLGGMPGMPF, from the coding sequence GTGATCCCCGGTGGTGGCCAGCCCAATATGCAGCAGCTGCTTCAGCAGGCGCAGAAGATGCAGCAGGACCTGGCGCAGGCCCAGGAGGAGCTTGCGCAGACCGAGGTCGAGGGCCAGGCGGGCGGCGGGCTCGTGAAGGCCACCGTCACGGGCTCCGGTGAGCTGCGGAACCTCGTCATCGACCCGAAGGCCGTGGACCCGGAGGACACCGAGACGCTGGCGGACCTCGTCGTCGCCGCGGTGCAGGCCGCGAACGAGAACGCCCAGCAGCTTCAGCAGGACAAGCTCGGGCCGCTGGCGCAGGGCCTCGGCGGCATGCCGGGCATGCCGTTCTGA
- a CDS encoding GntR family transcriptional regulator, translated as MPGYGSGSGGGNGGTSAVTRNTLRQQIADALRDEVLAGRMQPGQEFTVKEIAEQYGVSATPVREALVDLSAQGLLDSDQHRGFKVHQFSVDDYRTMVETRSMVVDAIFGRLAEHRPCPPAPQALLSVHRRAEEASRAARTGDLDILIGYDLRFWRELAALAANRYLCDFLHRLRVQAWVFAVPFLRADPELSEWLWSGHQDVVDAVNRGDTACLRAVISAYNDHALAWADRLERRARPERPDHRGEDRPGEDRPRQGRTGQDRPGQDRWDRRGRQER; from the coding sequence ATGCCCGGCTACGGGAGCGGCAGCGGTGGCGGGAACGGCGGCACGAGCGCCGTCACCCGCAACACCCTGCGGCAGCAGATCGCCGATGCGCTCCGTGACGAGGTGCTCGCGGGCCGTATGCAGCCGGGGCAGGAGTTCACCGTCAAGGAGATCGCCGAGCAGTACGGCGTCTCGGCGACGCCCGTCCGCGAGGCACTCGTCGATCTGTCGGCCCAGGGACTGCTCGACTCCGACCAGCACCGCGGTTTCAAGGTGCACCAGTTCTCCGTGGACGACTACCGGACCATGGTCGAGACCCGGTCGATGGTCGTCGACGCCATCTTCGGCCGCCTCGCCGAGCACCGGCCCTGCCCGCCGGCCCCGCAGGCGCTGCTGTCCGTCCACCGCCGGGCCGAGGAGGCGTCGCGGGCGGCGCGCACGGGCGACCTGGACATCCTCATCGGCTACGACCTGCGTTTCTGGCGGGAGCTCGCCGCGCTCGCGGCCAACCGCTATCTCTGCGACTTCCTGCACCGGCTGCGCGTGCAGGCATGGGTGTTCGCCGTGCCGTTCCTGCGCGCCGACCCGGAGCTCTCCGAGTGGCTGTGGAGTGGGCACCAGGACGTCGTCGACGCGGTGAACAGGGGTGATACGGCCTGCCTGCGCGCCGTGATCAGTGCGTACAACGACCACGCGCTGGCGTGGGCGGACCGGTTGGAGCGACGCGCCCGGCCGGAGCGACCGGACCACCGTGGCGAGGACAGGCCCGGCGAGGACAGACCCCGCCAGGGCAGAACCGGCCAGGACAGACCCGGCCAGGACAGATGGGACCGGCGGGGGCGGCAAGAGCGGTGA
- the recR gene encoding recombination mediator RecR, with translation MYEGVVQDLIDELGRLPGVGPKSAQRIAFHILQAEPTDVRRLAHALLEVKDKVRFCAVCGNVAQQEQCNICRDPRRDPTVVCVVEEPKDVVAIERTREFRGRYHVLGGAISPIEGVGPDDLRIRELLARLADGTVTELILATDPNLEGEATATYLARMIKPMGLKVTRLASGLPVGGDLEYADEVTLGRAFEGRRLLDV, from the coding sequence TTGTACGAAGGCGTGGTTCAGGACCTCATCGACGAACTGGGCAGGCTGCCCGGCGTCGGTCCCAAGAGCGCGCAGCGGATCGCCTTCCACATCCTCCAGGCCGAGCCGACCGATGTCCGCCGCCTCGCGCACGCCCTGCTCGAGGTGAAGGACAAGGTGCGTTTCTGCGCCGTGTGCGGCAACGTCGCCCAGCAGGAGCAGTGCAACATCTGCCGCGACCCGCGCCGGGACCCGACGGTCGTCTGTGTCGTCGAGGAGCCGAAGGACGTCGTCGCGATCGAGCGGACTCGGGAGTTCCGCGGCCGGTACCACGTCCTCGGCGGCGCCATCAGCCCCATCGAGGGCGTGGGCCCCGACGACCTGCGCATCCGTGAGCTGCTGGCCCGCCTCGCGGACGGCACGGTCACCGAGCTGATCCTGGCCACGGACCCCAATCTGGAGGGCGAGGCGACGGCCACGTACCTCGCGAGGATGATCAAACCGATGGGTTTGAAGGTCACGCGGCTGGCCAGCGGACTCCCTGTAGGGGGAGACTTGGAATACGCCGACGAGGTCACGCTCGGCCGTGCCTTCGAGGGGAGACGACTGCTCGATGTCTGA